Sequence from the Catenuloplanes indicus genome:
TCTACCGCCGGCTGGTCGAGGCCGGCCGCTCCGACGTGTGGACCCGTCCACGCGACGAGTTCGCCGCCCTCTTCGACGGCCTGGAGATCATCGACCCGGGCGTGGTCCCGGCGAGCGAGTGGCGCCCCGACCCGGGCACGGCCATCCCGGACCGCTCCGACATCAACGTGTGGACCGCGGTCGGCCGCAAGCCCTGACCGCCGGTCCCGCTCCGTCACCAGCGCCGGGAACGAGGCCGGCAGCGCCTCCGCGCCGCCGGGGACACCGTGGTGACCCCGGCGGCGCGTTGTCACCCTGGAACGTGTCTGTCACGGCGCCGCTCCGGTTCCCGGTGGCCCGGCGGCGGTCGGGTCAGGATGGCTGCCCGAGATTTGTCACGACGATCAGCACGGCCGGGTCGGTCGATCGTGACCGGCTCTCCGCCTCGGCCAGTCGCTCGGTCCCCGCCGGGTCCTGCGGCCAGCTGATCCGCCACACCCCGGCGAGGATCAGCCCGGCTGTGACGATCCAGCCCAGCAGCGCGCTCAGTTCCGGTGCGCCGAGTACGACGGCCACCGCGGCGACTGCGACGCCGGCGGCGAGCGACAGTGACACCCGCCGGATCGACAGCAGCCGCCCGGCGGCCGTACGCCCGGGATCGGTCATGGTTTGAGGACGATTTTCTCGCAGTCGTCCTGCTTGTTCTTGAAGATGTCGAAGCCGCGTGCGGCCTCGTCCAGCGGCAGTGTGTGGGTGATGATCCGGGTCGGGTCGAGTTCCCCGCGTTCGATGCGCCCGAGCAGCGGCTTCATGTAGCGCTGCACGTGGCACTGGCCGGTGCGCAGGGTCAGCGAGCGGTTCATCCAGGCGCCGGCCGGGAACTTGTCCAGGAAGCCGCCGTAGACGCCGATGACCGAGACCACCCCGCCGCTGCGGCACGACATGATCGCCTGCCGGAGTGCGTGCGGGCGTTCGGTCTCCGAGCGGACGGCCTGTTTGATGCGGTCGTACGCGCCGATGTGCGCGCTGCCGTGGGTGGCTTCCAGGCCGACCGCGTCGATGCACTTGTCCGGGCCCCGGCCGCCGGTCAGTTCCAGCAGCCGGGAGCGCACGTCGACCTCGTCGAAGTTGACCGGTACGTGGCCGGCCTGCTCGGCCATCCGGAGCCGGTACGGCTCCTTGTCGATCGCGATCACCTTCGCGGCGCCGAGCACGCGGGCGCTGTCCATGGCGAACTGGCCGACCGGGCCGGCGCCCCACACCGCGACCACGTCGCTGGGCTGGATGTCGCACATCTCGGCGCCCATGTAGCCGGTGGGCAGGATGTCGGACAGGAACAGCACCTGCTCGTCGGTCAGGTCCGCCTCGATCTTCAGCGGGCCGACGTCGGCGAACGGCACCCGCGCGTACTGCGCCTGACCGCCGGCGAACCCGCCGGTCAGGTGGGAGTAGCCGAAGATGCCGGCGACCGGGTGGCCGAACATCTTCTCCGCGATGCCCGCGTTCGGGTTGGTGTTCTCGCAGCAGGAGTACAGCTCGGCGGCGCAGGCCGCGCACGCGCCGCACGAGATCGGGAACGGTACGACCACCCGGTCACCGACACGCAGCCGGTCGCCGGGCACGCCGGAGCCGACCTCGATCACCTCGCCCATGAACTCGTGGCCCAGGACGTCGCCGTCCTGCATCGTGGGCACGTACCCGTCGACCAGGTGCAGGTCCGAGCCGCAGATCGCGGTCGAGGTGATCCGTACGATGGCGTCGCGGCTGTTCAGGATCTTCGGGTCCGGTACGTCGCGGACCTCGACCTTGTTGCGTCCGGCCCAGGTGTTCGCCCTCATGCGTCCGCTCCCTTCTCGAGCTCGGCGTCGGACAGCGGTTGCGCCGGACGCTGCGGGAACTCCTTGCGGGCCCGCTTGCCCCACGGCGCACCGTCGGACCGGACCACCTCGCCGGTCTCCAGCACCTGCTTGAGCCGGCGCAGGTCGTCGTCGAGCTGCTGATGCGGCTCCTCCCCGAAATACTTCGCGACCGCCTTGCCGACCGCGCCGCCCGGGATGTCGTACACCAGCGAGACGTGCACCTCCGTGCTCACCCCGTCCGGCGCCGGTACGAACCGGACCGTGCCGGTGTTCGGCACGTCGGCGTGCCCGGTCGAGCGCCACGCGATCCTCTCGCCGGGCGTCTCCTCGGTGATCTCCGCGTCCCACTCGACGTCCTTGCCGAACGGGGCCGCGGCGGTCCAGTGACTGGTCCGGTCACCGGTGGTGCGAATCTGCTCCAGGTGCGCCATGAAGGTGGGCAGGTTCTGCAGGTCGCGCCAGAACGTGTACACCTCCGACGCGGGTTTACGGATGGTTGTCGTAGCCACCAGATCCATGAACGCTCCTTGTACGGGACCCACACCGCTGGTGTGGAATCGGCTCTCCGGCCCGCGGGCCGGTGCCGAAGCCGAGGTCACCGTGTCGCCGGCAATCCGGACTCCGGGTGTTCCCGGTGGCGCGTTCCCGCCGCGATACCGCCTAAACCGCCCATTCACTGCCTCAGGCGTACGTGGCCTCCGGACGAAGCACCGGAACCGGCAGGCCTGGACGAGTAATTCCGATGTCGGGTTAGTGGTCGTAGGCGAGCAGGGATCGTGTGACTGGTTGGCCGGTGGCGCGGTTGTGCCAGATGGCGGCGGTCGGGGCGAGGAGGCGTCTCGCGCAGGATGCGAAGCTCGACATGCCGGGAAGGCGATTACATTTACTGATGTCCAATCATCTCCAGTCTCGGCCCGTCAGGGAGGGCCGGCCGACGGCGGTGAAGCGTTCAGCGATCTCGCGGCGCCGAGGCAGCTGCCCGGCCCTCCAGCGACGGCCGAAGCCGGCTGCCGCCGGCAGGGGCCGATGCACCGGCCCGGCACGATCGCCGCACCGCGCCTGCTTCGACGGCCACCAGTGGCCGCGCCACCACGACTGTGCGCGGGGCGGGAGGTGACCGAGCCGGTGAACTGCCGGATGTCGTCCTCGATGCCGTACTCGTCGGCGCGAGTCGGACCGGGAACATACGGGTCATGTCACCGCAACCGGCGTCAGCGTGCGAACGTCAGAATCCGCCTTGGTCACGATCACGCCCAGGTGTCGAGCACCTGTCCGAGCGCCTCGATCCGGCACGTCTCCGCCGGCGGCAGGTGAGTGATATTTTGCCCTTCGTGCTACCGGCCTCCATCGCACGCTCGCCGATCGGTTTCCGCTGGGAGCCGGATCAGTACGATTTCGGCCACGGCTTCACCAGCGACGGCAGCCGGTCGGCGATCGTACAGAAGTTGTTGTTGATGTCTGTGCGAGGAACTCTCGGCCTGCTGGCCGCCTCCGCGGAATGGCTGACGCACCGCCTCGCCGACCCGGCCGATCCGCTACCGTTCGACCTGGTGGCCGCGCTGTGGGCCGGCGCCGTCGACCCTCGACCGGTCGATCTGGCCATGCTGCCCTATGCCGAGCACATGATCGATCCGAGCAAAGGCCCGATTCTCACGTACGCCCGCACGGTGCGGTCCTGTTACGAGACCGCCCTGTGTTTCGACGGCGCGTTCCTCAGCTACGCCGAGACCGCGCTCCGCTTGGTCGACTATGTCATGCCGAACCGCGCCTACCGCCATTGGCGGCGGGACTGCTTCGGCCACCTGGCCACGCTGACGTCGTCACATTCGATGCCGGCGGTCCGCGCGTCGCTCGACGAAGCCGCCATCGCTCGGAAACTCTCCGACGGCGACTTCGACGAGATCTGGGGCCCAGCCCTGCCGCGAGACGCCTACGATCCCCGAAAGCGCGCCGACAGCCACCGCCCTGGCTAGGGCGGCCCGCCCCAGTGAGCCATTTCATCCGGAGAGGCTCGCGTACTCCACGTGACGGAGGACGGGGAGGGCCTCCGCGCCGCAAGAGAGAGGAGCCTTCTTCCGCACCGAGCGACGACCCCAGCCCGATGCTGCTCACCAGCCTGCCCCGCCCGGACGCCCACGGTAACTGGGCCGAACGACCGGCAGGTGCCGTTCCTGCTCGAAGTGGATCTCGGCACCGAAAGCCTGACCGCCCTCGCCAACAAGATCATCAACTACGTGCGGCTTGCGGACATGACCCGTTGGCGGTGGCCGGTGCTGTTCTGGCTGCCCTCGACCCGCCGCGAACTCACCATCCACATCCTGACCGACACCACGATCCCCGACCTGGTGGCCACCGCCTCCGGCGACGAGCACTAGAACACTGTCAACGGTGCGTGGCGCTCGCTCAGGCGGCGTACGGCCGTAGCGATGTGCGGCTGCGTCGAAGCCGGGAACGGCGCCACCGGCAGTCTGTCCGCGCCGATCACCACGCCGGTGCGGCCATCGAGGGCCGCCGCGGTGCCGGCCAGGATCGACGGGCGGGCGGCCACGGATGCCGGGCCGGCGGTCGACCGGGCGAACCTGCGCCGCACCAGCGGCCACAGCAGGCGCAGGCCCGGCGAGACCATGCGCGGGTCGTCCAGCGTGCCGGTGGTCATGCCGGTTGCCGCGCCACCGGGGT
This genomic interval carries:
- a CDS encoding SRPBCC family protein: MDLVATTTIRKPASEVYTFWRDLQNLPTFMAHLEQIRTTGDRTSHWTAAAPFGKDVEWDAEITEETPGERIAWRSTGHADVPNTGTVRFVPAPDGVSTEVHVSLVYDIPGGAVGKAVAKYFGEEPHQQLDDDLRRLKQVLETGEVVRSDGAPWGKRARKEFPQRPAQPLSDAELEKGADA
- a CDS encoding replication-relaxation family protein; the protein is MPFLLEVDLGTESLTALANKIINYVRLADMTRWRWPVLFWLPSTRRELTIHILTDTTIPDLVATASGDEH
- a CDS encoding zinc-dependent alcohol dehydrogenase, whose translation is MRANTWAGRNKVEVRDVPDPKILNSRDAIVRITSTAICGSDLHLVDGYVPTMQDGDVLGHEFMGEVIEVGSGVPGDRLRVGDRVVVPFPISCGACAACAAELYSCCENTNPNAGIAEKMFGHPVAGIFGYSHLTGGFAGGQAQYARVPFADVGPLKIEADLTDEQVLFLSDILPTGYMGAEMCDIQPSDVVAVWGAGPVGQFAMDSARVLGAAKVIAIDKEPYRLRMAEQAGHVPVNFDEVDVRSRLLELTGGRGPDKCIDAVGLEATHGSAHIGAYDRIKQAVRSETERPHALRQAIMSCRSGGVVSVIGVYGGFLDKFPAGAWMNRSLTLRTGQCHVQRYMKPLLGRIERGELDPTRIITHTLPLDEAARGFDIFKNKQDDCEKIVLKP